The following proteins are encoded in a genomic region of Dermatophagoides farinae isolate YC_2012a chromosome 8, ASM2471394v1, whole genome shotgun sequence:
- the Esyt2 gene encoding LOW QUALITY PROTEIN: extended synaptotagmin-like protein 2 (The sequence of the model RefSeq protein was modified relative to this genomic sequence to represent the inferred CDS: deleted 1 base in 1 codon): protein MTEENTSVTVSSSTKPIEKNTNKQDDDVDLIPMAKKFGKLFGCMLFGYLIGYTNMSTWWLSVTAFMWIVRDKNRLLQQRRLQFERAVAADEKNIVKYSVQDLPGWVLFPDTERAEWINRIFKQMWPFLGEYVKNLLKNKVEQNIDDVMPDYCKGFRFEKIDLGTVPLRLGSVKCYDENTSRDEIILDLELIYAGNCDIQVRIKGLNAGIKDFQLYGIVRVEMKPLIKDMPLIGSVSIYFLKNPVIEFNFTNVADVLDFPGLSEFLRNSIKEQIGKMMVLPNKFVCPLVSDLKGQLIRFTQPLGVVRFEVIEARHLKKADVGMLGLGKSDPYVNIIIGNQEYKTATIYNTINPKWSFICETLAFFSTQSIDLEVMDEDQGSKDDFLGRVSFPIETIMQDGMIDAWVNLKDTKTGRIHVRATWFRLEHSMENLHNQLKECRLLKTEYGDNVQQHPCGSIACLLIYLDSLKNLPSLAKSIGEPSPQVTFRLNKQIEKSIVKTFTANPVWEENFNFLVDQFDPENELYIEITDTKSNRKLGDTSIKMETLTKLKNMTYDEPLIIRTHNYSFELHGIFSLWFLASPTTKQAKMVCDELPQNEEPTNTIPAMEDLVKGTVEPIAKISGLNYDVMDIGQRQLQKHYNQQHGAEDLKNLEFADIIKPLIQQQEQQQQTQNNNNNYSSNHEDSTSLTFSTTSSTLSSLHSNAPMLKITINKLDQKDHHDEPKWEIIAHKARYLPKKDERPPDSYVKIYTQPDRFKSKQDKRNKSVTIKNTCNPVYEERFLLDLDIELESIKLVVLSRSESLFKKNKSIIGHVEMYFSDYLDAKLPITKWFDLEMEQQHSSDE from the exons ATGACCGAAGAAAATACATCCGTTACCGTTTCTTCATCAACGAAaccgattgaaaaaaatactaataaacaagatgatgatgttgatcttATACCaatggccaaaaaatttGGCAAATTATTTGGCTGCATGTTATTTGGCTATCTTATTGGCTATACAAATATGAGTACATGGTGGCTATCTGTGACGGCATTCATGTGGATCGTACGTGATAAGAATCGCCTTTTACAACAACGACGGCTACAATTTGAACGTGCGGTCGCTgctgatgaaaaaaatattgtaaaATATTCTGTACAAGATTTACCTGGCTGGGTCCTGTTTCCg GACACGGAACGAGCCGAATGGATAAATCgaatattcaaacaaatgtGGCCTTTTCTTGGTGAATATGTGAAAAATTTGCTGAAAAATAAAGTCGaacaaaacattgatgatgttatgCCTGATTATTGTAAAGGATTtcgttttgaaaaaattgatcttgGTACTGTG CCATTGAGACTTGGCAGTGTTAAatgttatgatgaaaatacaTCTCGTGATGAAATCATT CTTGATCTTGAACTAATATATGCAGGAAATTGTGATATTCAAGTACGAATAAAAGGCCTTAATGCTGGTATTAAAGATTTTCAGCTCTACGGTATTGTTCGTGTGGAAATGAAACCATTGATAAAAGATATGCCATTGATTGGCAGTGTATCGATTTATTTCCTCAAAAATCCGGTCatagaattcaatttcaccAATGTTGCCGATGTACTTGATTTTCCTGGCCTTAGTGAATTTCTTCGTAATTCTATAAAAGAACAGATTGGTAAAATGATGGTTCTTCCGAATAAATTCGTCTGTCCATTGGTCAGTGATCTTAAAGGTCAATTGATTAGATTTACACAGCCACTGGGTGTTGTACGATTTGAAGTTATAGAAGCAagacatttgaaaaaagctGATGTTGGAATGCTTGGCCTTGGTAAAAGTGATCCATATGTGAACATTATTATCGGCAATCAAGAATATAAAACGGCAACCATTTATAATACAATCAATCCAAAATGGAGTTTCATCTGTGAAACattagcatttttttctacacaAAGTATCGATCTAGAAGTAATGGATGAAGATCAAGGAAGTAAAGATGATTTTCTTGGCCGTGTTTCATTTCCAATCGAAACAATAATGCAAGATGGTATGATTGATGCTTGGGTCAATCTAAAGGATACGAAAACCGGTAGAATCCATGTTCGAGCAACATGGTTTCGATTGGAACATTCGATGGAAAATCTtcacaatcaattgaaagaATGTCGTTTGCTTAAAACGGAATACGGTGATAATGTACAACAACATCCTTGTGGTTCAATTGCATGTCTTTTGATATATTTGGAtagtttgaaaaatttaccaTCATTAGCAAAATCGATTGGTGAACCAAGTCCACAGGTTACATTTCGATTGAATAAACAGATTGAAAAAAGTATTGTGAAAACATTCACTGCCAATCCAGTGTgggaagaaaatttcaattttcttgtcgatcaatttgatccggaaaatgaattatatatCGAAATAACCGATACGAAAAGTAATAGAAAACTTGGTGATACAAGCATCAAAATGGAAACattaacaaaattaaaaaatatgaCATACGATGAACCGTTGATTATTCGAACTCATAATTATAGTTTTGAATTACATGGTATATTTTCACTTTGGTTTCTGGCATCACCGACAACCAAACAGGCAAAAATGGTTTGTGATGAactacc gcaAAATGAAGAACCTACCAATACTATTCCAGCAATGGAAGATTTGGTGAAAGGAACAGTTGAACCTATTGCAAAGATTAGTGGCCTAAATTATGATGTTATGGATATTGGCCAACGACAGCTACAAAAacattataatcaacaacatgg gGCTGAAGATTTAAAAAATCTAGAATTTGCAGATATAATCAAACCgttgattcaacaacaagaacagcaacaacaaactcaaaacaacaacaacaattattcatcaaaccACGAAGATTCAACAAGTTtgacattttcaacaacatcaagtACATTGAGCTCATTACATTCAAATGCACCGATGCTCAAAATaacaattaataaattagatcaaaaagatcatcatgatgaaccGAAATGGGAGATTATTGCCCATAAAGCTAG gtATCTACcgaaaaaagatgaaagaCCACCAGATTCATATGTGAAAATTTATACACAACCTGAtcgatttaaatcaaaacaagATAAACGAAATAAATCCGTAACGATAAAAAATACCTGTAATCCAGTTTATGAAgaaag ATTTCTATTGGATCTTGATATTGAActcgaatcaatcaaattggtTGTATTGAGCCGATCGGAAagtttgttcaaaaaaaataaatcaatcattggtCACGTTGAAATGTATTTTAGTGATTATTTGGATGCTAAACTTCCCATTACTAAATGGTTTGATCTTGAAATGGAACAGCAACATTCATCGGATGAATAA